TCATTTGTGCGGCACTCTATACAATCAACCTCGTCAGATTGTCCGTTGCAGCTCGTCTCTAGTCACTGATCGACACGAAAATATCTTAATGGCTTCATCGTTCAATATCGCCTGTTCCTGTAAAACACAGGATATCCAGGGTCACCCGCTGCCAGACCCCGGGAAGATAAATTTTCGAGTGGTCGTTCCTCTACCGAAATGATCTAGACGAAGGCCGTACAAATTCCCGCGGGCCCTGTCTCGACAATGACAGGCAACACTCGGGAAACCCAACACGGCGGATGATCGACCACGGTCGCGTCGATGAGAGACGTTACGCAAAGATAGTGTGTCTCGGAAGTTTAGGATCTGAAAGATCCCGAGAGATTTAAAGCACACCGATACGAGACAAGGTGTGCCCAAAATAGACTCATAGATGTATTAGGTGTTCTCACGGTGTGTTTAGCCGTTTTGATTCGAACGTCGTCTCCCCTAATCTCTTGGAAGCTGTTGTTCTCGTGTAGATGTTCTTGTTAATGTTCTTGTTAACTAGCCACTCGAAACAAAAATGTCGCAGTGGCGTGTCCCTTTCAACACACGTGAAGTGTGAGGCTCTTCTCGGTGAAACAAGAAAACATCTACATAGCGAATGGGTAGATGAGAATTAGTTACCATTTTTAACGGTTCTCACCGACCTTTCCAAATTTCATGCGAATTTCCTCGAACAGAAGTTGGTGGCAGCAGATTCTTAATGAATGGCTCTTGCTGTCACTCGGTTAACCAAGTATCCTTCGTGTGAACTGTTTGGTCGAGGAATGAGGAATACCATCTTCATTCACGCCTGCTTCCTGACCCTCGAACGTGCGCTGGCGCTGTTCTATCCGATAGTAATCATCAACGCCATGGATATAAGTCTACAAATTTTAACGAACCCGTGAACTATACAGTTGTCACTGTGTCAAAGCCCTATGGTTCACTCAGGTTCTCTTGGAATATGAGGGGATTCGACCGCCATCACCTGAGAGTCTAGTTCGATGAGGTGAATaaaagtggaagaaagaacgTAGCGGGATCCGTGTTTaaggcagacacacagaacaTCAGTACTTTGCAATCGGTTTTCTTGTAGCATGTACAGGCCACAGCTATCACCGTACCGAGACTGAGTCACCGCTTTGAGTCTTATAGAAGGATGCAGGTTTTACCGTGCCATTCGGTAACCGCCACCCACTCAAGTCGCGCTGGGGGCAACGCGCTTCCAGCTTTGGAAGCTTCTTGCGCATCTCATTTATCGTTCGTAGTTTAATCAACGCCGCTAGTTACAGTTGACCGTCCGTCTTAACTGTGTCACACTGCCGGAAAATGGCATTTCTTTGCCCACTAAAATTCAGGTTAGCCAGACTGGCGCTATGGGTTCTCTGCGCACTATTGGTAGCAGTTGACGGTCTCGTACAAGGTTCAGACACAGTTTCAGCCGCTGTAACAGTAGTGCTGAATTCGCgacaagaaacgagaagctTTCGGGAAGACGTGTGGTTGCATAGTGGAGACGCATTTGATTTGATTGATAAGACAGGTGGTGCAATGATTTATCCAACGACGTATTCCTCGCAAGCCTTCCGGTTTATAAACGGGAAGTGTGATGTATCTCAGCCCGTCAACTACGTTGAAATTTACCTAGATATCGATAAGAACCATGTCTTTTGGAACAAGAAGAGTGCGGCTTCACATCCTAATGTAGACAACGGCAATCCGAGCAAAGGGAATCACACGCCAGTGCCCACCAGGTACAGGTTCACAAGCCCTTCGTCGGATGAAACCGTTCCGGACTTCTGTTTCATATTCGTTATTcccccttcctcctctgaAGTGGGGGAAGTGTCCTCCGAGCTACCCCAGTCCGATGTACATGGACCTGGTGGTACCGTCGTAGAACATTCGTACGGTTCTGCGGACATCTCGAAGATTTCACTGCAGGGTAAATCTTCGCTATCGAGGAAAGGGACTACAGAAGAGCAAAAAAGCCCTCACACCGTTGCCAAACACACCATCGAAAAGACTGAAGAAGCACCACAGAGAAGGCTTCATCCAGACTTTGCCTTCGACGAAGATCCAGATGAAAATGAATCCGAGGACACCGTTTTTGCCATCATCAACGACGAGGAACGCGCCTACATGTTTCGTCGCCTGCGAGCTGTCGAGGCAGACGAACTCGATTCTGAGCTACACGGCCACATGACAACTCTAGTCGTTCATTCTATCCGCGGCAAAAGGAAAGATCATAAATTAAGAGGCGCCCACAGTGCGTAAATCGCGGCGGTAGACTACCCTGTTAGTATACCTCCTCGAGGCGAAAAATCGGAGAAATCCAGTCTTTGGGCGTCAGAGGATCAGGCATCCAGGATCCTGTAGCTACAATCCGGATGTACTATCGCACCTGCGTAACAGAGTCACCATTTCGTGTCAGGACAGCTACCTGAGAAGCAGGCTTTCTTGCGTGGCTGCGGTGTTCTCAAATTAGCCGCGTTTGCAGCTAAAGAAGCGGCAGTGTCTCCCGTGGTAACGTTGGACAGTTTCGCGGGTGTTACAGCTTAGCCATTGTAGTTCTACGTGTCACCTGCGCAGGTGACGCACTAGAAGAAACAATTTAGTTCCCATTCGTTTTGTGCAACGGTCGAGAGtgtgacgaagaagagtgcCGTCTAAAGGCTTTCTGGAACTGGCTGCATCATAGGTATTTAGCTGGAAATCTCTGCGAACATACCGACATAGTTTCCTGGCTGACAATGCTAAGAAGCCAGGTCAAATCCGCAGATTTTGAAGAGCATCACGGTGGCAGCTGTAGGTGGAAGATTGGGATGGCAAATGAACGAAAGCTTCAGACGTTAACACCCGAAATGGTCCTGTTTAGGAACAGTGTTGAGGAAGGCAGGGACCACCGCCACGCACGAGCGAGCAGTCATCGTGCCTTGCTTGCCTCAGTACGCGACATTTTAGAGGTTAGAAACAAGAGATTACCCGATATCGGCGCAGGCAGAGGGGCAGGCGCTGCCACAGTCCCGAATGCCAGCGTTTGACTCTACGTTGGCAGTTCCAGTTCTAAACACTCAGGAGGCGATATAGTATAAACAAAGCGCACCAGTTTGTTtggcgtgtgtctctgcgtcaTCAATGGCAAAGCACGTGTGCTTTTACTTATCTTACAACACGCCCGTTGTGTTTGAACTCGGAAGACTACGCAAAGGAAAGATTCGTTTTTGAATGTCACCAGGGAATTATTGCCTCACGTATCGACGTTTTACAAGTGCCAACAACGACCAAAACTCTTTCATGTGATACGACATTCAAATGAGAAATGCCCGTGGTTCTTCTTGGCAGCTGAATCACAGCAACGCGAAGTCGAGTTTACTGGCCGACGCAAGTGACCTTACTTTAAGATTACTGCTAGACATGATGTCTCAGTTGAAACAACTGAACCTAAACTGGTGAAGTCGTAGTGCATATCCTACGACCCTCAATGACGGCCTAGTGCGACGCCAGAGAGATTATTATGGCTGCAAACATTGGTACACGGTGTGGAACAGAAAGCAAGGACTCACACAAAATTCGGTGTTAGTGGCGCTGCTAGTCGGCAACATTccaggaacgaagaagatTCATTATCTTGTTTCCCGGACTTCGTGTGTGGAGTGTAATGATTAGATATTCGGGCGAGCTCGCTGACACATTATATGAGGAGATTGAGGCGTGTATCAGTGCCTACGGTGCCTTCAACCGCATGTTGTCGCTCTTTTGTCTCATCGGGTCCGCAGGAATACATCGTACTATTCAGGGCACTGTTCGCCAATGTAATGCATGCCAACTACATCACAGAAAAGAATGGCTTGTTGGAGATCTAGTTGAGTTTAGATATCAGGCCTCGACGAAGGGGCACAAGCACATTCGTACAGAGGGTTGGGCCAATCTAGTAtgagagaaagcaaaagtGAAGAGAACTGTATGGCGGTCAATTTCTCGGCATCTCACATAACTGAAAACAGGATACACCGTGGCAAAAACGCTGTGGCTGTGTACCAGCGGTGTGAAGTTCTGCTCTTGGATACCTCTTAGGATCACCTGAGAATTCTCGTAAAATCTACCTGAGTGAAATACTTGACTAGCGTCTTCCACACCAACACATTTTTGGGTGCACCCGATTTCCATTTTGAATGCAGAATAGCTATGCGATTCCGAGCACCGCAGTTGCCCCACACGTCAGAAGATTCCTGCAGTGGCTACTTTGTTTGAGTCAGCACTTGTAACAGCGGCCCCGCCAGCATGCTGATTTGAACCTCTAAGTTGATCTTTCGAAATTGTCAGCTCTAGAACAGCAACACCGGGTCTGGATTTGTACTCTCTCTCGGAATTTATGATTGGCGTCTGACCACGCCTGCCTCAGCGTAAATGAAAACACCcaacgaaagaagaggaagctgTTGAGCGTGGACCTTAGCAAACGCTACGCAAAATGGCGTCCCCTCAGCTGGCACCTTTAGGCATGGCCCCTTCCCTCCTTTTGATTGTCGTGGCTGTTCTCGGAAATTTAACGTGCGAGGCCAACTCGGCTTTCCAGCGTGACACTGAGGGCGGGAGTACAGCAAATGCACACTTCACTGTCACAATTCCCCAAGTCGGGATTGCTGAAGATGAGCGGCACGAGGTGTTTCTGGAAGCGACCAAGAAGCTCAAGATCATCGATAAAACAAGAAAAGCCATTATCGACCCAGCTTCCTTCGCTGAAGAGGCATACAGCTACTCGGCGGACACCAAAAAATGTAATGTTACAAAAAAGGTGCCATACAGTACCATGTACCCGAAAGTTCCAGCAGGTTACACGTACTGGTCTTCCCAAGTCGCACGAGTGCGGAGCGTCCTAGATTCAACCTACACATTTACAAGCCCAGCCGCCGAGCACGTGGAAGACAGGGTCTCATTTTGCATCATCCTCAAGGTtccagaaggaaacggaacGAGCGTACGAAGCCGTACAGGACTCGCCTCGTTCAACAAACAAATGCAGAGTCGCAAGGAGAGCTCGCAGGTCtacgaagcagagaaccgCTCAAGTGTTTCGTCGCTGCTACGGAAAGGACGTCCCAGTAACGACACCCAAAAACAGCTCCAACAAGCGAGccagaacagaaaaaacctgTCTACACAGATCGAAATGGAAGATTCACTAAAGACGATCACTGTAGTCGTGCACTCGGGGTCGAGTGCCCGGGCTGTTCTCAGTGGAACTTTGATGGTGGTCCTCGGAACTGCATGGCTCATCCACTAAAACCAACGAAAAAAAGATAGCAACCGACACGTCGACTCCTTCTCGCAAGTCACTTGTCTGTAGCGGCTTCATACAATTCGTCGTCCGATGCAAGGATGTTCACAGTTGTTCCTATcgtgcatgtatatgcataaCAGTCACCCCTCCAAACGACTGGGGAAACTGGTGCAGACGCGGAAACAGAAGCCCTGCGGCTCGGTAGAAGCAACGTCAGCTGACAGCAGCTATTTTTGGCGCATGTGTTTTCCAACTACACGAGGACTCAATCGATTTTTGCCAAATCAGCGTTATTGCCACTTCGTGCGACGCAACGACTGAACCTGTTGGTGTCCATTGCCAAGAGTCGAAACTGAAGTTCAGCGACTCAACATTAAAATCTGTCGAACCACAGTTCTGCTGTTGAGTTGTCACGTATATCTACCCAATGCGACCCGCATCCGTGCTGAATTGTCAGGCTTTGGTGCACTCGCAGGTCCTCGGTTGGATCTAGAGATATCCAGAAAGAGCCACCGTGGAGCCGTGGTCTGTGTACCTCAGAGTTCACTACGTAATTCCCTAAAATTAACATGGAAAGCGATATCCTTTTCTGTAAGGTACACTGGAGGTTTCTCTTGTTAGTAATTCGTGTTACAGAGCACGTGTCTCGCCAGATTTCGCTTGGACCTCTTCAGAGCGCACAAAACATCGTCCGCGCAGAGAGGTGGGAGCTACGCACACATAGCTGCCGAGACAGATGAAATACAATTCTCCGCGATCCTCTGTATTTCAGCTGTCGAGTGTACAAAGCACCCCGTACCCTCTCGTAGCGAGCGATCGTTTCTCACACACGGATTACAACACGGCCGTCGAGAGTTCCGAGTCTTTTAAACAGAACAAgtagaagagaagaaaatgacagagtttgcttctgcttcgtcacACACACTACTGACATCCTCACGGAAGGTCAGGAGCCGCGCGACTTTGAGGCAACACGACTTTCTTTGACTGACGTTTACTCCTTCTTGTTGGAGGAGTTGCCAGTGCGGATCaacttcttcatcttcttgtTCGCAACCTTCAGCAGATCcgggcgtctctctgcgacAGCCTTCATGACCTTAGACATctctttcttgctcttcttgaACTTGCGAACCTGGACAGCCCTGGTCGGCTTCCTGCACGGAAGCAGCAGCAAAAACGCCACAAGAGTGTGCAATGCggaacaaagaagagacacctcTGTGTCGCAGTGTCCGTTTACAGAACCCCTACGGTTAATAATGCCAACGGCACAAAAGTGGGCATCCGTCGTCATTCGTGTGCTTTAAAAATCAGATCTCGTTTCATCTCAACAAACAGCggggcgggggggggggggggggcgggcAGGCTGATCAACGCCACACCGCCACCCGCACGATCGTTGTCGGAGCGGAAGAAATCCAGATCCGCGTCCTTCACACAGTAAAAAACTCGGCACTGCTTTTCCACCAAAAGCCTGTCCTCTGAAAATAAAAAGTGCACCTGTAGAGGCACTTCATGAAAGCCTCGGCTTTGTTTTCACATGTCACGAGTGACTCTATCACAACAATGGACGCGAGACCCTCGCGCTCAAGCCCCAATTCCTCCCAGTCAATTCGTGTCTACACCTATGTAGAATCTATTCCTCTAAATGTAAGCTACAAAAAGGACAGAGGCATGTGGATGTATGCGCACGGAATGAACCACAATGGAGCCTACGTGGCAGATTGAATCGCGATATCAATGCCGGGAGAAAGCCGCAGATACGAGAACACGCAGTTTTCTACACCAGTATGACGGAATCCCCATTAATCACACACAATACTGCGACATCAAGTAGCTCTCTGTACAATCCCCTTCCCATACACATCGAATAAAGACTGATTTGGCACAAGTTTCGTTGAGTGCCTAACCACAACGATATCTTCGCTGCGTACGCGCCGTTTGAGTCAGTCGCTCTCCGGGCTTCACGCGAACATTCAAGTACGGAAAACGGGCAGATGTTCTTTATTTTTCCATGTGTTCTATCCCAGCAAGATTGCTGTCGTTTTGAGTGAACGTGAATCAGTAATTCGGCCGTTCGACTCTCCCGCGTAGCCCCACGCATGCGGTTGAAAAACGAGGCTAGCGGATCTCCCGTGTCGTCAAGTCCCGATGTACCCGAGTTTTCGCTTTGCAAACAGTTCatctttctccacttttccaTCACGAAAGGCTGCATTTACCTCATGGCGCGGGAGCACTTCTGCACGGTGACGAGAGCGATGCAGCCGTTGTTGGCTCCGTGGCGGTTCAGACCCAGGGGTTGCTTGTGGGCGATTCCGGAGTACTTCAGCGTGTTCTTGTTCGTCAAGTTCATGCGCTCCGCGGACAACGTGATTCCGTTGAATTTCCGGATGAAGCAGTGGTTGCGGCGAACACACTGCCACAGAAGCTCGGAGGACACCATTTTCCCAAGGTTCGGATTCCTGTGCTGTTCCAGCTGGGGGAGGATCGACCTCgccaaagaagcagagagacacagtaGGCACAGTGAAAAAAGTTAAGGAGGCAGTCGGAGCGTGTGAAACGCAATCCCGCCGACGGAGAAGGCACAATTACCCAGAGCCGCCAGTGTCGACGGGCCTCTCTCGCCCGCCGCCCCTCGCGATTCACCCCCACAGCgcgagggaaggcgaagtgcatgcaagaaatCCAGTCTCGACAGCTGAGAGACCTTTCCCAGATATTTCTGCACCAAGACTGAGCAAAACACCGCACGCGTTGGAAAATTTCAGTCTGCGTCGTTTGAGAGGGAAACGGTGAATAAGGTGTTCGGATTCAAAGGCAAAGATGGCTTCCTTCAGGCGAGTTTGGCGCCACCCTTTGAATCTGCCTCAGCCCGGTAGGCTGGCTGCGCAGGGCATGCGTTGCGTTTCAGGACAGTTGAGTGTCCTACGCCAGCACGCAGCTTCCTTGGTTCACTTGCTCCACGCTGCTCCTAGAAGGCTCTACATAGCTCAGCAGTGTATAAGCTGCGGTTCAAGAGTTGCTTAGTTTGGTTACCCTGACCACGCTTTGCTCAAACCaaggagcagaaaaaaacaggttGTCTGCGTTTTGCAGGTTTCCTTACGATTCCTTCGTTTTGCGAGCTGTCACAACTCGCGTTCAGGGTACAAAGCTCTAGCCGCTGGTGCCTGCACCTCACAACTGCAGTCGTATTCAGTCCCTTGGGTACTCTAATGTCTCTGCTGATTCGATCTGAGTTGTCCAGTTCTGGACCGCGAACCACTGGTGCAGACATAGTATCGAGCTGCCATGTTGCAACGGCAGTACGGATTCTGAAACAAAAATTGGATAAACTATTTAGCGGGATATCGGGTGGTGGTGGTCACGCGAGCTACATTAGGGTGCCAAGGATTGCCAGTAAAAAACAAGGCAAGAAAGAACAACGCACCGTACACTCTTGTCGCGAGAACCGTTCTGAACAGTTTCTTGCTATCACTGTAGTTGATTCTGGAAGGTACCGTACGCTCGATTGGGAGCAATCGATAATCGGGGCCTTATGGCAATCCGAGGGCTGCTAACGTAATATAATCTAACAATATTTGTCACTAGCAGGTTTCTGGTGTAACGCCCCGTTTTTTATAATAGGTAGGCCACATGGCTTCGGGCACTTGAGATCATGTCActggcgagaagggaagtgtgTTTCAGACAGAAGGGGCCTCAATCTGCTGGCGTAGATCGTGAAGAATGTATTGATTGGATCCAAGATCTATTGTGCTTAAAATAACCACCATGTTGAGTGCACTGGGTTTAGTGGTGACCAGCGTATACTTGGAAAAAAAAGGCCAGTATTCGTACTAAGCAATATATGGCCCGCGGTCGCTGTCATTGCACGGTTTTTACTTCAGTATAGACAAAGGGCAAGAATCTCTTATGCGGAAGTTCCTCCCTCACCtaaaaaagagacaagcaCGCCAAAACCGCAATAACATTATGAACAAACACTCTGTTGTTTgcgcagctggagagaaacgaagtaCAACAATGTCAGTGGAACTACGAAAAGGTGGAAACTAGAGAATATAATATCACTCAACCTCATAAAGATGTTGGAAGACACGCATCCAAGCCTCGACACCCCTCGGCGCATTTCTGCACATAATAAAAGCCTCAGCGGATCTTGGAAGCAGCCGTATGTCAGGAAAACCAAGTAGAGCTTTACAGCGTTGTCCAAGCACCGTCAGCCTTCTGACACGGAGGTCTATCATGAATGGtgcagaaaacaagagaaactcTAGGAAAGCGACTTACATCCGTCTTtgaggaaacaagagaagcgagaataTCTCTCGTCCGAAAGAGATCTCCACCATGCTgatctctcctctgtcttgaCTTTCCCGATTTTCAAAATAAAGCAGATCTCAAAGACCACCGCTGCGAATGCACTATATCACCACTTACAAACACATCCGTACAcattcatacatatatacgtatactGGTATGCGTGTACAGTCACATCTTCTCATTTATGCTCCATGTTCGAGCTGACGATGGACTTTGATCGTGTAGGCAAAGATCCACCTCCACCGTCAGTTGATTGACAGCGACGGTGCAGGGGTTCACGTCTTTATGTAGGGAATGTAAATTTCTAAGCGAATGGCGCTACTTTTATTCTTGCAGGTTGTTTCTCCGAAGATTCAAGCATACCTCTGCTGCAGCCGGTGGACTTTCGCAGACAAAGCATGGAACTGAGTTCTGCCGAGTTCCGGATGTGTGCCGATGCAGCTTATGGAATTTCAACTTCCGTGCCACCTGTTCCTACACTGTATCGTGAGACTTGTTTCTGAGTGCTTAATACCGATTCTGTCTTCCAGCTTCCATAGAAACTACATATTAAAACAGGTGCCTGTAAACTAGTCTCCACCACACGACTCGTCAAAAGATCTAAACCGGGAGCCCAGTTCGAAGTGTgtactccccagaaaaggCAGTTGACATAAACATCATAAACATCGGTATTCCGCTGGATAAAGTGTAGCAGGGATCCTCTCAAGAACTTTTACAGTTTCTTCAATGCTTCGGGGGGTGTTTTTCGCGACAGTTGACCGAAAGAAATAGAAGGCACCGAAAGTATAACCTCAAAAAACGCAGTCtacagaagagagacccttggtctgtctgtacaccaGCGAGTCTTTGCGCATCACGAATGCAAAACAATGTCAAACTTCCCCCCTTTTGCTGTTCCCTTCTACCACACTGTAGTTGACTTGCAGGGTCGCCGGCCATCGACTGttttttgccttctctcagAGGGGACACCGGGACAGACAGCCCGCTCTGGCGGCGCAGACAGGAAGCGTATTGCTCTATTcttttccactttctcgAGTGCGAACAGGCGAGAGATCGTGCAGCGCTCTGTGCGACAGCTCGACACAAACTGCGTAGCTAAGCTTGGTCCCTACAGCGTCCGTtggccgcgcatgcagccggaACTCATCCAAAACAAGCAACGCGATCTTCTTCACaagccgagacagacacGGAAATGGACCGCCGCATCCGGCCTCGAACCGATCTGCATAAGAAAGATAAACTCGTAGGCCATGTTTCCCTTCGCTCTTTTCGCGCTTCGCACCTCTTAGATTTCATTTgcaagagaggcaggaacgCCGTTTCTGTAGGCGTTCTCATATTCGCTATCGGACCTTGCTTCGCAGCCTTCAAGAGAGGCCGGCTGAGGACCCTGCACTTGCTCGAGCGAAGCAGAGTCCTCGCCCTCACGGGCGTCATCTGCCGAGGCAGTCCAGTTTCTCGAGTGTCTGCCGAAATGCGGATCACcattttcctctccctcttcccagctgcttcctctgtgAGCTTCTCCACTCGACCCAGAGCCCCTCCGGAACGCTTTCTcaggttcttctcttctcttgccctcgggtgtctcgacagccaAATCGGCAAGCTCCCTGGAGGCTTCCCCCCCGTTGCCGTCGAAGGCATCCGGAAACTCTGCGGCGCAagccttctctccatctccttcATCTGCGAGTCccgaaagaagcgacgagtgagaccgagaagacTGGGGGTGACCGACGCGTTTGTCCCCCCTCTCGCCGTTCCGTCCATTCGCGGTGTGTCTAAGAACCTCATTCTTCCCTGGctcgtcgcatgcagagctccGGCGCGCGCCACAGCGAGCCTGCGCCCCGTTGGAACCTCCCAAACCGACACTGAGGTTGGCGCTTGCGACAGCTGTCGTGACTTCCTCGGAAGCTTCTCGGGAGACTTCGCGTTCGAGATCTGCTACTTCTCTTCGACTCCGGAcatcgtctctcttcgctcttttctcctcctgggtccttctctccgctcggGCCTCGGCGACGGCTGCGGCTGCAAAGGCAGCAGCGAGGCCGCGTCTCTTCCAGAACGACGGCGtctcttgcatgcgtcgtcgccctccctcctgctcttctcggCTGTCCCCTCGGCTCGCAGAGAGGCCTGACGaagactgtctcctcgggACTCCCAGCGAcgactcgcgtttctccaaGCGGCGCGTGCCTCCCGCCGCAGCCGCGGCGGCGGCAACCGCAACGGCCATGCGACCTGCCTCCAAACACTGAGCAGTTTCGTTCTCCTGAGCAGCTCTGAAGGCCCGCGcggccgctgcatgcgcgatgGCCACAGCCGCGTCTTCGATGGCTCCTGGCCCTGCCTCCAGCGCCTTCTGGCTGCCTGAAAGACGCTCGGATCGGGTCTcgcaaaaagaagagacaggctcttcttctccctcaagATAACTCGTGCGACGCGGcgcctcgggtgtctctgcagagacagatcCTTCGCATCCAGTTCCTCCCGCGGAGTTCTCAATTGGGCGCGCATCAAGCTCTCGGGGTTTGGATCCCGCGATCTCGGAATGCTGCcggacagacgaggagagagagacgcggccgGATGATGGCAGGTCCGACAGagcctcgagagaagagcaggacGAACTGAGGCGATTCgtcgagagaggacgcgaaccgtgtcgagagaggaggaggctgAAAGGCGCGGCGGCCAGTGTCGGAGACGTGAGAGATCTCGCAgcttctgcgttcttcttctcagagTCACCCAGTGGGGTGGACAGACCGTCGCGCGGCCGGCTTGCCTCTGCGCTCCAGTCAGCGCGGCTCTCATTCAGCTCCAGCAGGTCCGCCTCCGACAGcttctgaagagaagagaaggaatgCGGAAGGCTTGCGTCTTTGCTGAGGTCGTTTGCGTCTCCATCTCGGATGCCTGGGTCGCAGAAGGGCGGCGAGAACGGCCGGGGTGGGGACGCAGGCGAgcagtctgcatgcgttgatCGTTTCCGTCCGATGAAGAACTCCGCCAAGCTGTTGGACAGAgccgagggagaacaaggaggCGACAAATTCAAATCGCCTCGCCCACTCTCTGGCCCTTCTCGCTTGCTGAGCTGTCCGCCCTCGAAGCCTGGAACTTGACTCTCGGGTGCGGCGTCTGTGGGGGGCGCCGCAGGTGAGAAGAatgtctctctcccggcCATCAACAGCTCTTCCAGAGGTGAGACAATCCGGGAAGAAGTCGAGTCTCCCTCAGGACTCCCCGCCTGTGTCTTTTTGCCCTCAAAAGGCCCCTGTTGCTGCCTCCACTCGAGACCCACAGCCCCCGCGGGATCGTTCTCGCCTCGGTACCCACCTGTCTGCTTTTCCGTCACGGACGGATAGACAGGCGCGCCGGCCTCTgcacgaggagacaccgggaACACGAGGCTCGGAGACCGCCTCAGAGGCAACGAACTGCGCTGCGGCTCCGCCGGAAGCTTTCTCGAGGCCCCGAGATCCGAGGAGACCCCGGCAACGGCAGCGACGACGGtcggaggcgagaagagcgccGCGCCGCGGTGGGCCtggccctctgtctctggggACAGAAAGCTCGTTTGTTTCGCCTCAGCAGGTGTGGGAGGAGGTGGAACGTTGCTTAATTTCACCCTacgcctcgcctcctccttgAGTCTCGCCTGCTCCGGACAGGCTTCCCGCGGAGTCGTAAATCCCGAGAAAACGAGTGGAGGCGTTGTGACGATGTCCTCGACGAGAGACCCCAGAGAGTCCGAGAGCAAAGAGCGCGAGGGCCTTGCTCCCGTCAGAGGCGGATGCATGTGCCGCGGGAGATGCACCTCGTCCCCGCCACTCGGAAACCCCACATCAGCTGAGAagtcctcctcttcgttctcgccaGCCGCGAAGCAGCGCGACCTAaagtctcctctgtctccttcggggCCCTCGG
This Toxoplasma gondii ME49 chromosome VIII, whole genome shotgun sequence DNA region includes the following protein-coding sequences:
- a CDS encoding hypothetical protein (encoded by transcript TGME49_229230~Signal peptide predicted by SignalP 2.0 HMM (probability 1.000) with cleavage site probability 0.717 at residue 32), yielding MAFLCPLKFRLARLALWVLCALLVAVDGLVQGSDTVSAAVTVVLNSRQETRSFREDVWLHSGDAFDLIDKTGGAMIYPTTYSSQAFRFINGKCDVSQPVNYVEIYLDIDKNHVFWNKKSAASHPNVDNGNPSKGNHTPVPTRYRFTSPSSDETVPDFCFIFVIPPSSSEVGEVSSELPQSDVHGPGGTVVEHSYGSADISKISLQGKSSLSRKGTTEEQKSPHTVAKHTIEKTEEAPQRRLHPDFAFDEDPDENESEDTVFAIINDEERAYMFRRLRAVEADELDSELHGHMTTLVVHSIRGKRKDHKLRGAHSA
- a CDS encoding hypothetical protein (encoded by transcript TGME49_229240~Signal peptide predicted by SignalP 2.0 HMM (probability 0.995) with cleavage site probability 0.450 at residue 30), with product MASPQLAPLGMAPSLLLIVVAVLGNLTCEANSAFQRDTEGGSTANAHFTVTIPQVGIAEDERHEVFLEATKKLKIIDKTRKAIIDPASFAEEAYSYSADTKKCNVTKKVPYSTMYPKVPAGYTYWSSQVARVRSVLDSTYTFTSPAAEHVEDRVSFCIILKVPEGNGTSVRSRTGLASFNKQMQSRKESSQVYEAENRSSVSSLLRKGRPSNDTQKQLQQASQNRKNLSTQIEMEDSLKTITVVVHSGSSARAVLSGTLMVVLGTAWLIH
- the RPL28 gene encoding ribosomal protein RPL28 (encoded by transcript TGME49_229250); the encoded protein is MVSSELLWQCVRRNHCFIRKFNGITLSAERMNLTNKNTLKYSGIAHKQPLGLNRHGANNGCIALVTVQKCSRAMRKPTRAVQVRKFKKSKKEMSKVMKAVAERRPDLLKVANKKMKKLIRTGNSSNKKE